A single genomic interval of Mycolicibacterium holsaticum DSM 44478 = JCM 12374 harbors:
- the trpC gene encoding indole-3-glycerol phosphate synthase TrpC yields the protein MSSATVLDSIIEGVRADVAAREAAIPLAEIKARAKDTPPPLDVMAALRAPGIGVIAEVKRASPSRGELAPIGDPAALARAYEDGGARIVSVLTEQRRFNGSLDDLDAVRAAVSIPVLRKDFIVRPYQIHEARAHGADMLLLIVAALEQPVLDSLLERTESLGMTALVEVHTEEEADRALSAGATVIGVNARDLKTLNVDRDCFARIAPGLPTDVIRVAESGVRGPADLLAYAGAGADAVLVGEGLVTTGDPRGAVADLVTAGAHPSCPKPSR from the coding sequence ATGAGTTCGGCAACCGTGCTCGACTCGATCATCGAGGGAGTCCGTGCCGACGTCGCCGCCCGCGAAGCTGCCATACCGCTGGCCGAGATCAAGGCACGGGCCAAAGACACCCCGCCCCCGTTGGACGTGATGGCCGCGTTACGCGCGCCCGGCATCGGCGTGATCGCCGAAGTGAAACGTGCCAGCCCGTCGCGCGGCGAGTTGGCGCCGATCGGCGATCCGGCCGCGTTGGCCCGCGCCTATGAGGACGGCGGCGCACGCATCGTCAGCGTGCTGACCGAACAGCGCCGGTTCAACGGTTCACTCGATGACCTGGACGCTGTCCGCGCGGCCGTGTCAATTCCGGTGTTGCGCAAGGATTTCATCGTCCGCCCCTATCAGATCCACGAGGCGCGCGCACACGGTGCGGACATGCTGCTGCTGATCGTCGCGGCGCTGGAGCAGCCGGTCCTGGATTCGCTGCTGGAGCGCACCGAGTCGCTGGGGATGACGGCGTTGGTCGAGGTGCACACCGAGGAGGAAGCGGACCGTGCGCTGTCGGCCGGGGCCACCGTGATCGGCGTGAACGCAAGGGATCTCAAAACGCTGAACGTCGATCGTGACTGCTTCGCGCGGATCGCACCGGGGTTGCCGACCGACGTCATCCGCGTCGCGGAGTCCGGTGTGCGCGGCCCCGCCGATCTGCTGGCTTACGCCGGTGCAGGCGCTGACGCGGTGCTCGTCGGCGAGGGGCTGGTCACCACCGGCGACCCCCGCGGCGCCGTTGCCGATCTGGTCACCGCAGGCGCGCATCCGTCGTGCCCTAAACCCTCGCGCTGA
- a CDS encoding TIGR02234 family membrane protein, protein MIRIAQVTLLVAAAALWGASRMTWVEVTSFDGLGQPKTVALSGAQWSTAVVPLAVLLVAAAVAALAVRGWPLRLLAVLVAATSAAIAYPAISLWAVRDVAVPASRIAEAPIADLIGSQRHYVGAVVTVAAAVVTLVAAVLLMRSVAGERSGVSRYARRSPAPPEPPGTAMSERMIWDALDEGSDPTRDPTDPDTKGR, encoded by the coding sequence ATGATCCGCATCGCACAGGTGACCCTCCTGGTGGCCGCGGCCGCGTTGTGGGGTGCGTCGCGCATGACCTGGGTCGAGGTGACCTCGTTCGACGGCCTGGGCCAGCCCAAGACGGTGGCGCTGTCCGGTGCCCAGTGGTCGACGGCGGTGGTGCCCCTTGCCGTACTGCTGGTGGCCGCCGCGGTCGCTGCGCTGGCGGTGCGCGGCTGGCCGCTGCGCTTGCTGGCGGTGCTGGTGGCGGCCACCAGCGCGGCGATCGCCTACCCGGCAATCAGCCTGTGGGCGGTGCGCGACGTGGCAGTGCCCGCATCCCGTATCGCCGAAGCGCCCATCGCCGACCTGATCGGCAGCCAACGGCACTACGTGGGCGCGGTGGTCACGGTGGCGGCCGCGGTGGTCACGCTCGTCGCCGCGGTGCTGCTCATGCGGTCGGTGGCCGGGGAGCGCTCGGGCGTGTCGCGTTACGCGCGCCGTTCCCCGGCGCCGCCCGAGCCGCCCGGCACCGCGATGTCCGAACGCATGATCTGGGACGCCCTTGACGAGGGCTCGGATCCGACCCGGGACCCAACCGATCCAGACACCAAGGGCCGGTGA
- a CDS encoding anthranilate synthase component I translates to MQTTTLAVTTSREDFRALAGEHRVVPVTRKVLADSETPLSAYRKLAANRPGTFLLESAENGRSWSRWSFIGAGAPSALTVRGGEAVWLGTTPQDAPSGGEPLAALAETLKLLETEPSPASGRYSQPGLPPLSGGLVGFFAYDMVRRLEKLPSLTVDDLGLPDMLLLLATDIAAVDHHEGTITLIANAVNWNGTDERVDWAYDDAVKRLDVMTAALSEHLPSTVATFSRPEPLHRSQRTIEEYTEIVDKLVGDIEAGEAFQVVPSQRFEMDTDADPLDVYRMLRVSNPSPYMYLLNVPNADGGLDFSVVGSSPEALVTVKDGRATTHPIAGTRWRGATEEEDLLLEKELLADDKERAEHLMLVDLGRNDLGRVCQPGTVRVEDYSHIERYSHVMHLVSTVTGLLADGKTALDAVTACFPAGTLSGAPKVRAMELIEEVEKTRRGLYGGVLGYLDFAGNADFAIAIRTALIRGGTAYVQAGGGVVADSNGPYEYTEAANKARAVLSAIAAAETLTEP, encoded by the coding sequence GTGCAAACCACCACCCTGGCCGTGACCACGTCGCGCGAGGACTTCCGGGCGCTGGCCGGCGAGCACCGGGTGGTTCCGGTGACGCGCAAGGTGCTCGCCGACAGCGAGACCCCGCTGTCGGCCTACCGCAAGCTCGCCGCCAACCGGCCGGGCACGTTCCTGCTCGAGTCGGCGGAGAACGGTCGGTCCTGGTCGCGCTGGTCGTTCATCGGCGCAGGCGCCCCCTCGGCGCTGACGGTGCGCGGCGGGGAGGCGGTGTGGCTGGGCACCACCCCCCAGGACGCGCCGAGCGGCGGTGAACCGCTGGCGGCGCTGGCTGAGACGCTCAAGCTGCTCGAGACCGAACCTTCCCCCGCAAGCGGGCGGTACTCCCAGCCCGGTCTGCCGCCGCTGTCGGGCGGGCTGGTCGGCTTTTTCGCCTACGACATGGTGCGCCGCCTCGAGAAGCTGCCGTCGCTGACGGTCGACGACCTCGGGCTGCCCGACATGCTGCTGCTGCTGGCCACCGACATCGCCGCCGTCGACCACCACGAAGGCACCATCACGTTGATCGCCAACGCGGTGAACTGGAACGGCACCGACGAGCGCGTCGACTGGGCCTACGACGACGCCGTCAAGCGCCTCGACGTGATGACCGCCGCGCTGTCGGAGCACCTGCCCTCGACCGTGGCCACGTTCAGCCGGCCCGAACCGCTGCACCGCAGCCAGCGCACGATCGAGGAATACACCGAGATCGTCGACAAGCTGGTAGGCGACATCGAAGCCGGCGAAGCGTTCCAGGTGGTGCCGTCGCAGCGCTTCGAAATGGACACCGACGCCGACCCCCTTGACGTGTACCGGATGCTGCGGGTGTCCAACCCCAGCCCGTACATGTACCTGCTCAACGTGCCCAACGCCGATGGCGGGCTGGATTTTTCGGTGGTCGGCTCCAGCCCGGAGGCGTTGGTGACGGTCAAGGACGGGCGCGCCACCACCCACCCGATCGCGGGCACCCGCTGGCGCGGCGCGACCGAGGAGGAGGACCTGCTGCTCGAAAAGGAGTTGCTGGCCGACGACAAGGAGCGCGCCGAGCACCTGATGCTCGTCGACCTGGGCCGCAACGACCTGGGCCGGGTCTGCCAGCCCGGGACCGTGCGCGTCGAGGACTACAGCCACATCGAGCGCTACAGCCACGTCATGCATTTGGTGTCGACGGTGACCGGGCTGCTCGCCGACGGCAAGACCGCGCTGGACGCGGTGACGGCGTGCTTCCCGGCAGGCACCCTGTCGGGCGCCCCGAAGGTCCGCGCGATGGAGCTCATCGAGGAGGTCGAAAAGACCCGTCGTGGCCTCTACGGCGGCGTGCTGGGCTATCTGGACTTCGCGGGCAACGCCGACTTCGCGATCGCCATCCGCACCGCGCTGATCCGCGGCGGCACCGCCTACGTGCAGGCCGGCGGGGGAGTCGTGGCCGACTCGAACGGGCCCTACGAGTACACCGAGGCGGCCAACAAGGCGCGTGCGGTGCTCAGCGCCATCGCCGCCGCGGAGACGTTGACCGAACCATGA
- a CDS encoding mitomycin antibiotics/polyketide fumonisin biosynthesis protein, whose product MPETIDINAFIADGYLKLEQAAPRETGDAARDLLWRQLGLSPQDPNGWSEPVRWAVDPAGAGPFGELLKSPTLAAALDRICGVGGWQPRGTLGNIPVRFPVAPAADDRGWHIDANTSLPDGAWAVTGRPHTMLLLTLLSDVGPHDAPTRIRIGSHRDVARALGPEPVDFTEMGALVDRVSTGRDVAYATGAPGDMYLLHPFTAHAADKHRGATPRFMAQSPVVLTSPLTPASSSPLGCVWED is encoded by the coding sequence ATGCCCGAAACCATCGATATCAACGCGTTCATCGCCGACGGCTACCTCAAACTCGAGCAGGCGGCGCCGCGCGAGACCGGCGATGCTGCGCGAGACCTGCTGTGGCGTCAACTCGGGCTGTCCCCGCAGGACCCAAACGGATGGTCGGAGCCGGTGCGGTGGGCCGTCGACCCGGCCGGCGCGGGCCCGTTCGGTGAGCTGCTGAAAAGCCCGACGCTGGCGGCCGCGCTGGATCGCATCTGCGGTGTCGGCGGATGGCAGCCCCGCGGCACACTGGGCAACATCCCGGTGCGCTTTCCGGTCGCCCCCGCCGCCGACGACCGCGGCTGGCACATCGACGCGAACACATCGCTACCGGACGGGGCCTGGGCGGTCACCGGGCGTCCGCACACGATGCTGCTGCTCACCCTGCTCTCCGACGTCGGGCCACACGACGCGCCGACCCGCATCCGCATCGGCTCGCACCGCGACGTGGCCCGCGCACTCGGGCCCGAACCCGTCGACTTCACCGAGATGGGCGCGCTGGTGGACCGCGTCAGCACCGGACGCGACGTCGCGTACGCGACCGGAGCGCCCGGCGACATGTACCTGCTGCACCCGTTCACCGCACACGCCGCCGACAAGCACCGCGGCGCCACCCCGCGGTTCATGGCCCAGTCGCCCGTCGTGCTGACCAGCCCGCTGACACCGGCGTCGTCCTCGCCGTTGGGGTGCGTCTGGGAGGATTGA
- a CDS encoding peroxiredoxin, with the protein MKKGDKVADFQLPDQTGTVRSLTELLADGPIVLFFYPAAMTPGCTKEACHFRDLAAEFAAVGAKRVGISTDPVEKQAKFADKQGFDYPLLSDADGTVAEQFGVKRGLLGKFMPVKRTTFVIDTDRAVLDVIASEVSMDSHADKALEVLRQRQSA; encoded by the coding sequence ATGAAAAAGGGTGACAAAGTTGCCGACTTCCAGCTGCCGGACCAGACGGGCACCGTGCGCAGCCTCACCGAGCTACTGGCCGACGGGCCCATCGTGTTGTTCTTCTATCCCGCTGCGATGACGCCCGGTTGCACCAAGGAGGCCTGCCACTTTCGCGATCTGGCCGCCGAGTTCGCCGCGGTCGGCGCGAAGCGCGTCGGAATCAGCACGGATCCTGTTGAAAAGCAGGCGAAGTTCGCCGACAAGCAGGGGTTCGACTATCCGCTGCTGTCCGACGCCGACGGCACCGTCGCCGAGCAGTTCGGGGTCAAGCGCGGGCTGCTCGGAAAGTTCATGCCGGTCAAGCGCACCACGTTCGTCATCGACACCGACCGCGCGGTGCTCGACGTGATCGCCTCCGAGGTCAGCATGGACAGCCACGCCGATAAGGCCCTCGAGGTGCTGAGGCAGCGCCAGTCAGCGTGA
- a CDS encoding alpha/beta fold hydrolase, whose product MTEFEPATAVAVKGSGIEPPVDPGVRRAFWWLERFAPVIGSRWAVELWCTPPVMDFDMRMPPGITSGEPLEAHWDGHRIVGESWGEGPPVYLVHGWGGRRPHLGMFIKPLVESGHRVIAFDLPSHHESEAGALKPGRTTLIECAEAVRAIIGQHGPARAVIAHSLGANATTFAVANGAKVERLVYLAPMGEFPLYLDLFAVRHGFGPRIRAGLHRRLERRIDMPLHETNMTVVGARTGYPPLLLIHDPDDPDTPYETSERVVASWPNATLMTTKGLGRLAHYRLLRHRPAIRAAVDFIGPASR is encoded by the coding sequence GTGACCGAATTCGAGCCTGCGACCGCCGTCGCCGTAAAGGGATCGGGTATCGAGCCGCCGGTCGACCCGGGGGTGCGTCGGGCGTTCTGGTGGCTGGAGCGCTTCGCGCCTGTCATCGGGTCGCGTTGGGCGGTCGAACTCTGGTGCACCCCGCCGGTGATGGATTTCGACATGCGCATGCCGCCAGGCATCACATCCGGCGAGCCGCTGGAAGCGCACTGGGACGGCCATCGCATCGTGGGCGAGTCGTGGGGCGAGGGGCCACCGGTCTATCTCGTGCACGGCTGGGGCGGGCGGCGCCCGCACCTGGGCATGTTCATCAAACCGCTCGTCGAATCCGGCCACCGGGTCATCGCGTTCGACCTGCCCAGCCACCACGAGTCCGAAGCGGGGGCGCTCAAGCCCGGCCGCACCACGCTCATCGAGTGCGCAGAAGCCGTCAGGGCCATCATCGGGCAACACGGCCCGGCGCGCGCGGTGATCGCTCATTCCCTCGGCGCCAACGCCACCACGTTCGCGGTCGCGAACGGCGCGAAGGTCGAGCGCCTGGTGTACCTGGCGCCGATGGGCGAATTCCCGCTCTATCTGGATCTTTTCGCCGTACGCCACGGCTTTGGGCCGCGTATCCGGGCGGGTCTGCATCGGCGGCTGGAACGGCGCATCGACATGCCGCTGCACGAAACCAACATGACCGTCGTCGGCGCCCGCACCGGATATCCGCCGCTGTTGCTCATCCATGATCCGGACGATCCGGACACGCCGTACGAGACCAGCGAACGGGTGGTCGCGTCATGGCCGAACGCGACGTTGATGACCACCAAAGGGCTGGGCAGATTGGCGCATTACCGGCTGCTGCGGCACCGCCCCGCGATCCGCGCGGCAGTCGACTTCATCGGCCCCGCTTCACGCTGA
- the hisI gene encoding phosphoribosyl-AMP cyclohydrolase: MSLDPQIAARLKRDANGLFAAVAQERSTGQVLMVAWMDDDALARTLETREATYYSRSRGEQWVKGATSGHTQYVHSVRLDCDGDTVLLQVDQVGAACHTGSHTCFDADVLLGPP; encoded by the coding sequence ATGAGCTTGGATCCGCAGATCGCGGCGCGGCTCAAGCGCGACGCCAACGGCCTGTTCGCCGCGGTCGCGCAGGAGCGCAGCACCGGGCAGGTGCTCATGGTGGCGTGGATGGACGACGACGCGTTGGCGCGAACACTGGAAACCCGTGAGGCGACGTACTATTCGCGCTCCCGCGGCGAACAGTGGGTCAAGGGCGCGACATCGGGGCACACCCAGTACGTGCACTCGGTGCGGCTGGACTGCGACGGCGACACCGTACTGCTGCAGGTCGATCAGGTCGGCGCGGCCTGCCACACCGGCTCGCACACCTGCTTCGACGCCGACGTACTTCTCGGTCCGCCGTGA
- the hisF gene encoding imidazole glycerol phosphate synthase subunit HisF: MNPKELAVRIIPCLDVDDGRVVKGVNFENLRDAGDPVELAAVYDSEGADELTFLDVTASSSGRATMLEVVAQTAEQVFIPLTVGGGVRSVADVDALLRAGADKVSVNTAAIANPELLAELSRQFGSQCIVLSVDARTVPQDQQPTPSGWEVTTHGGRRGTGIDAVEWAARGAELGVGEILLNSMDFDGTKAGFDLPMIKAVRGAVNVPVIASGGAGAVEHFAPAVAAGADAVLAASVFHFGELTIAEVKAAMAAEGIVVR; encoded by the coding sequence ATGAACCCGAAAGAGCTTGCGGTGAGGATCATCCCGTGTCTCGATGTCGATGACGGCCGGGTGGTGAAGGGCGTCAACTTCGAAAACCTGCGCGACGCAGGCGATCCGGTCGAGCTGGCGGCCGTCTACGACTCCGAAGGCGCCGACGAGCTGACGTTTCTGGACGTTACCGCGTCCTCGTCGGGGCGAGCCACCATGCTGGAGGTCGTCGCGCAGACCGCAGAGCAGGTGTTCATTCCGTTGACCGTGGGTGGTGGGGTGCGATCGGTGGCCGACGTGGACGCGCTGTTGCGAGCCGGCGCCGACAAGGTTTCGGTCAACACCGCCGCGATCGCCAACCCCGAACTGCTGGCCGAGTTGTCCCGCCAGTTCGGGTCTCAGTGCATCGTGCTGTCCGTCGACGCCCGCACGGTTCCGCAGGACCAGCAGCCGACACCGTCGGGCTGGGAGGTCACCACGCACGGCGGCCGGCGCGGCACCGGCATCGACGCCGTCGAATGGGCCGCTCGCGGTGCCGAACTCGGCGTCGGCGAGATCCTGCTGAACTCGATGGACTTCGACGGCACCAAGGCCGGGTTCGATCTGCCGATGATCAAGGCCGTCCGCGGGGCGGTCAACGTGCCGGTGATCGCCAGCGGTGGCGCCGGCGCGGTGGAGCACTTCGCGCCCGCGGTCGCCGCGGGCGCTGACGCGGTATTGGCCGCCAGCGTTTTCCACTTTGGTGAGCTCACCATCGCCGAGGTGAAGGCGGCGATGGCGGCCGAAGGAATTGTGGTGCGATGA
- a CDS encoding inositol monophosphatase family protein: MALDTTELDALVAEATAILDDAAKPFIEGHRAESAVQKKGNDFATEVDLAIERQVVKALKANTGIDVHGEEFGGADLDSPLVWVLDPIDGTFNYAAGSPMAAILLGLLQDGQPVAGLTWMPFTNERFTGVVDGPLRYNGVEQDPLQPAELDDSIVGVGTFNIDSRGKVPGRYRLAIIEGLSRKCSRLRMHGATGIDLAYTAAGILGGAISFSGHVWDHAAGIALVRAAGGVATDLTGDDWTVTSPSVLVGLPRVHAQLLDLVQSVGELGDY; encoded by the coding sequence ATGGCGCTGGACACAACCGAACTCGACGCCCTGGTGGCCGAGGCCACCGCGATTCTCGACGACGCGGCCAAACCGTTCATCGAAGGGCACCGCGCCGAGTCCGCCGTGCAGAAGAAGGGCAACGACTTTGCCACCGAGGTGGATCTGGCCATCGAACGCCAAGTGGTCAAAGCACTGAAGGCCAACACCGGCATCGACGTGCACGGCGAGGAATTCGGTGGCGCGGACCTGGACTCGCCGCTGGTGTGGGTGCTCGACCCGATCGACGGCACGTTCAACTACGCAGCGGGGTCGCCGATGGCCGCGATCCTGCTGGGCCTGCTGCAAGACGGGCAGCCCGTCGCCGGGCTGACGTGGATGCCGTTCACCAACGAACGGTTCACCGGTGTGGTGGATGGCCCGCTGCGCTACAACGGCGTCGAACAGGATCCGCTGCAACCCGCCGAACTCGACGACTCGATCGTCGGGGTCGGCACCTTCAACATCGACTCGCGCGGCAAGGTCCCCGGCCGGTACCGGCTGGCGATCATCGAAGGCCTGAGCCGGAAATGTTCGCGGTTGCGGATGCACGGTGCGACGGGAATCGATTTGGCGTACACCGCCGCGGGGATCCTCGGCGGCGCAATCAGTTTCAGTGGCCACGTGTGGGACCACGCGGCGGGCATCGCGCTGGTGCGCGCGGCCGGCGGGGTGGCCACCGACCTCACCGGAGACGACTGGACGGTGACATCACCTTCGGTGCTGGTCGGCCTGCCCCGCGTCCATGCGCAACTGCTCGATCTCGTGCAATCAGTCGGCGAGCTCGGGGACTACTGA
- the priA gene encoding bifunctional 1-(5-phosphoribosyl)-5-((5-phosphoribosylamino)methylideneamino)imidazole-4-carboxamide isomerase/phosphoribosylanthranilate isomerase PriA, protein MSERLILLPAVDVVEGRAVRLVQGQAGSETEYGSALDAAMTWQRDGAEWIHLVDLDAAFGRGGNRELLAEVVGKLDVAVELSGGIRDDESLAAALATGCARVNLGTAALENPQWCAGVVAEHGERVAVGLDVKIVDGAHRLRGRGWESDGGDLWEVLERLDREGCSRFVVTDVTKDGTLNGPNLELLAQVTDRTDAPVIASGGVSSLEDLRAIATLTGRGVEGAIVGKALYAGRFTLPEALAAVRP, encoded by the coding sequence GTGTCAGAGCGACTGATCCTCCTTCCCGCCGTCGACGTCGTCGAGGGCCGCGCTGTGCGGCTGGTCCAGGGCCAGGCCGGCAGCGAAACCGAGTACGGTTCGGCGCTCGACGCGGCGATGACCTGGCAACGTGACGGCGCGGAGTGGATCCACCTCGTGGACCTCGACGCCGCGTTCGGCCGCGGCGGCAACCGCGAACTGCTCGCCGAGGTGGTCGGCAAGCTCGACGTCGCGGTGGAGCTGTCCGGCGGGATCCGCGACGACGAATCGCTGGCCGCCGCGCTGGCGACCGGCTGCGCCCGAGTCAACCTCGGCACCGCCGCGCTGGAGAACCCGCAGTGGTGCGCGGGCGTCGTCGCCGAGCACGGCGAGCGCGTCGCGGTCGGACTGGACGTGAAGATCGTCGACGGTGCGCACCGACTGCGCGGCCGCGGCTGGGAAAGCGACGGCGGTGACCTGTGGGAGGTGCTCGAACGCCTTGACCGTGAAGGGTGTTCACGCTTCGTCGTCACCGACGTCACCAAGGACGGCACGCTGAATGGACCCAACCTCGAACTGCTGGCGCAGGTCACCGACCGCACCGACGCCCCGGTGATCGCCTCCGGTGGCGTGTCGAGCCTTGAGGACCTGCGGGCCATCGCGACCTTGACCGGCCGTGGCGTGGAAGGCGCGATCGTCGGAAAGGCGCTCTACGCCGGCCGGTTCACACTGCCGGAGGCGTTGGCCGCGGTGAGGCCCTAG
- the hisH gene encoding imidazole glycerol phosphate synthase subunit HisH: MSAKVVILDYGSGNLRSAQRALERVGADVTVTSDTQAAENADGLVVPGVGAFQACMTGLRKIGGEKVIASRVAAGRPVLGVCVGMQILFSRGVEFGHQTDGCGQWLGAVVRLDAPVIPHMGWNTVDAPEGTQLFRGLDPDTRFYFVHSYAAQQWEGDPGARLTWATHTVPFLAAVEDGALSATQFHPEKSGDAGAALLTNWVKELG; the protein is encoded by the coding sequence GTGAGCGCGAAAGTCGTCATCCTCGATTACGGGTCGGGCAACCTCCGCTCCGCGCAGCGGGCGCTGGAGCGGGTCGGCGCCGACGTCACGGTGACCTCCGACACGCAGGCCGCCGAGAACGCCGACGGTCTGGTGGTGCCCGGTGTCGGGGCGTTTCAGGCCTGCATGACCGGGCTGCGCAAGATCGGCGGCGAGAAGGTCATCGCCAGCCGGGTGGCGGCGGGCCGCCCCGTGCTCGGGGTGTGCGTGGGCATGCAGATCCTGTTCAGCCGCGGGGTCGAGTTCGGCCACCAGACCGACGGCTGCGGCCAATGGCTAGGCGCGGTCGTCCGGCTGGACGCACCGGTCATACCGCACATGGGCTGGAACACCGTCGACGCGCCGGAGGGCACCCAGTTGTTCCGTGGGTTGGACCCCGACACCCGGTTCTACTTCGTGCACTCCTACGCCGCCCAGCAGTGGGAGGGTGACCCCGGCGCGCGGCTGACATGGGCCACCCACACGGTCCCGTTTCTGGCCGCGGTCGAGGACGGAGCGCTCTCGGCGACGCAGTTTCACCCCGAGAAGAGCGGTGACGCCGGTGCCGCATTGCTGACCAACTGGGTAAAGGAGCTAGGTTGA
- the hisB gene encoding imidazoleglycerol-phosphate dehydratase HisB, translating into MTEPVRAPRRAKIERKTKESDITVELDLDGTGRVEVATGVPFYDHMLTALGSHASFDLIVRATGDVDIEGHHTIEDTAIVLGQALGQALGDKKGIRRFGDAWIPMDETLAHAAVDVSGRPYCVHTGEPEHMLHTTIAGSEVPYHTVINRHVFETLASNARIALHVRTIYGRDPHHITEAQYKAVARALRSAVEFDPRVSGVPSTKGML; encoded by the coding sequence GTGACCGAACCTGTCCGCGCACCACGCCGCGCGAAGATCGAACGCAAGACCAAGGAATCCGACATCACCGTCGAGCTCGACCTCGACGGCACCGGGCGCGTCGAAGTCGCGACCGGCGTGCCGTTCTACGACCACATGCTCACAGCGCTGGGCAGCCACGCCAGCTTCGACCTGATCGTGCGCGCCACCGGCGATGTCGACATCGAGGGCCACCACACCATCGAGGACACCGCGATCGTGCTGGGCCAGGCGCTGGGCCAGGCATTGGGCGACAAGAAGGGGATCCGCCGGTTCGGCGATGCGTGGATCCCGATGGACGAGACGCTCGCGCATGCCGCCGTCGACGTCTCGGGTCGGCCGTACTGTGTGCACACCGGCGAGCCGGAACACATGCTGCACACCACGATCGCCGGATCCGAAGTGCCGTACCACACCGTGATCAACCGGCACGTGTTCGAAACGCTGGCCTCCAACGCCCGCATCGCGTTGCACGTGCGCACGATCTACGGTCGCGACCCGCACCACATCACCGAGGCGCAGTACAAGGCCGTGGCGCGCGCGCTGCGTTCGGCCGTGGAATTCGATCCGCGGGTGAGCGGCGTGCCGTCCACCAAAGGGATGCTGTGA
- a CDS encoding histidinol-phosphate transaminase yields MTLGKNVTLDELPLREDLRGKSPYGAPQLDVPVRLNTNENPHPPTKALVDDVTASVHAVAGDLNRYPDRDAVALRADLAAYLSVQTGVGLSVENLWAANGSNEILQQLLQAFGGPGRSAIGFVPSYSMHPIISDGTQTAWLVANRAEDFSLDTDVAVEAIEKHRPDIVFLASPNNPSGQSVSLDQLRLLLEAVPAGVVIVDEAYGEFSSQPSAIQLIDEYPTKLVVTRTMSKAFAFAGGRLGYLVGAPAVIDALLLVRLPYHLSSITQAAARAALRHADDTLGSVAKLIAERDRVTEALSAMGFRVIPSDANFVLFGEFADAAATWQRYLDAGVLIRDVGIPGYLRATTGLADENDALLTASARIGAS; encoded by the coding sequence GTGACGCTCGGCAAGAACGTCACGCTCGACGAGTTGCCGCTGCGCGAGGACCTGCGCGGTAAGTCGCCGTACGGCGCACCGCAACTGGACGTTCCGGTCCGCCTCAACACCAACGAGAACCCGCATCCGCCGACCAAGGCGCTCGTCGACGACGTGACGGCATCGGTGCATGCGGTAGCAGGCGATCTGAACCGGTATCCCGACCGCGACGCGGTGGCGCTGCGCGCCGATCTGGCCGCGTACCTGAGCGTGCAGACCGGTGTCGGGTTGAGCGTGGAAAACCTCTGGGCCGCCAACGGATCCAACGAGATCCTGCAGCAGCTGTTGCAGGCGTTCGGCGGGCCGGGCCGCAGCGCGATCGGTTTCGTGCCGTCCTATTCCATGCACCCGATCATCTCCGACGGCACCCAGACCGCGTGGCTGGTGGCCAACCGCGCAGAGGACTTCAGCCTCGACACCGATGTCGCCGTCGAAGCCATCGAGAAGCATCGCCCGGACATCGTGTTTCTGGCGAGCCCGAACAACCCCTCGGGGCAGAGCGTTTCGCTCGACCAACTGCGCCTTCTGCTGGAGGCCGTGCCCGCCGGCGTCGTCATCGTCGACGAGGCCTACGGCGAGTTCTCCTCGCAGCCAAGCGCAATACAGCTCATCGACGAGTATCCGACCAAGCTCGTCGTCACGCGCACGATGAGCAAAGCCTTCGCCTTCGCCGGTGGGCGGCTGGGATACCTGGTGGGCGCGCCCGCGGTGATCGATGCGCTGCTGCTCGTCCGGCTGCCGTACCACCTGTCGTCGATCACCCAGGCCGCTGCGCGCGCCGCGCTGCGACACGCCGACGACACCCTCGGTAGCGTCGCCAAGCTCATCGCCGAACGCGACCGCGTCACCGAGGCGTTGAGTGCGATGGGCTTCCGCGTCATCCCCAGCGACGCCAACTTCGTATTGTTCGGCGAGTTCGCCGACGCGGCCGCCACCTGGCAGCGCTACCTGGACGCCGGCGTGCTGATCCGCGACGTCGGCATCCCCGGATACCTGCGCGCGACCACCGGCCTGGCCGACGAGAACGACGCGCTGCTGACCGCCAGCGCCCGAATAGGAGCATCGTGA